A window of Anas acuta chromosome 8, bAnaAcu1.1, whole genome shotgun sequence contains these coding sequences:
- the LAMC2 gene encoding laminin subunit gamma-2: MARCWLVVLAVSPLLAALSTEGGEACDCNGMSRQCVFDWHLLMETGNGYRCLGCLGNTEGPHCERCKEGYFRQHNGDCCLPCRCHPQGSLSPQCNSDGRCSCKPGVMGEKCDRCQPGFHSFSEAGCQRHGQSLQCACDPAGSTGECSSGRCVCKAGTAGERCDRCKPNFYNLDARNPAGCSPCFCYGHSSSCVSAENYSVHRITSSFQQGAEGWTGVRENGSPAELQWSPRHQDVFIAARTWEPLYFVAPAKFLGNQQLSYGQVLSFDYRLDRGGQQPSPHDVVLEGAGLRVTAPFLPPGKILPCGISQTYTFRLDEHPSSKWSPRLNYFEYRRLLGNLTALRIRATFGEYSTGYIENITLVSAQPAAGILAPWVERCQCPDGYQGQFCESCAAGYRRDAPSMGPFSICVPCSCQGGGICDPDTGECYSGDENVGNSISCPFGFYRDPRPPHGCRACPCNNGQGCSVVLGREEVVCDHCPPGAAGPNCEYCADGYFGDPAASRPCQPCQCNGNVEPNAVGNCDRRTGECLKCIYNTAGFYCDRCKDGFFGNPLAPNPADKCRACNCNLVGAEPLTCRSDGSCICKPGFEGPDCEQSECPACYSQVKAQVDLYLQQLQELELLFSGAQAGGGVMGKELERKMQLAEETLQAILGEALSLQASDRSLESRVTRMKGQGSSCQSQLDDTKATVERLRSLSRQYERQVEDTRQLLERARLDLDRSGATLGRVTIPASHFPGGSNKFLILAQEALRLANSHMQAANIIEQATKAAQDDSQQALELVRMAVSGEAAASGSLQGLLQKYEELKSLAGGLEAEADRTASEADKAYQSSLMLLSSFSRLMKTNFGSFEGEATQLKKDANALLSMVDMYMAQYRQLQSRTGHWEEEIKQLLQRGEGERAMLTQLLSRANLARSTALEAVSAGNATFYEVEQILKSLREFNLQADDKRREAEDAMRRLPVISSMVASAREKTDRAETILGNAASESKAASSIAGEAKEITTGIQQELTRLKLEANKTADGVLALEKAVAALQHEAKEVDGEFKGKMSEVEADTAMIRETAQEAQSVHYEADQAEVAVQETLSALEELLHLMNQPGAVDEEGLKQLELNFGKAKTKTNRLKIQMSELEQRATLQKVRVQKLDMSIDEILADIKNLEDIQRSLPPGCYNTKAIELP; this comes from the exons ATGGCCAGGTGCTGGCTCGTGGTCCTGGCAGTGTCCCCACTGCTCGCAGCCCTCAGCACCGAAGGAGGAGAAG cctGCGACTGCAATGGGATGTCCAGGCAGTGCGTCTTTGACTGGCACCTGCTGATGGAGACGGGGAACGGGTACCGCTGCCTCGGCTGCCTGGGCAACACCGAGGGCCCCCACTGTGAGCGCTGCAAGGAAGGATACTTCCGCCAGCACAACGGGgactgctgcctgccctgccgCTGCCACCCCCAGG GCTCCCTCAGCCCTCAGTGCAACAGCGACGGCCGCTGCAGCTGCAAGCCTGGCGTGATGGGCGAGAAGTGCGACCGCTGCCAGCCGGGCTTCCACTCCTTCTCCGAGGCCGGGTGCCAGAGACACGGGCA GAGCCTGCAGTGTGCCTGTGACCCAGCCGGCAGCACGGGGGAGTGCAGCTCGGGCCGCTGTGTCTGCAAGGCCGGCACCGCTGGTGAGCGCTGCGACAG GTGCAAACCAAACTTCTATAACTTGGATGCCAGAAACCCAGCAGGATGCTCACCGTGTTTCTGCTACGGACACTCGTCCTCATGTGTCAGCGCTGAGAATTACAGCGTCCACAGGATCACCTCCAGCTTCCAGCAAG GTGCAGAAGGCTGGACAGGGGTCCGTGAGAATGGGTCCCCAGCTGAGCTCCAGTGGTCTCCGCGCCACCAGGACGTGTTCATAGCAGCGAGGACGTGGGAACCGCTCTACTTTGTGGCACCTG CCAAATTCCTTGGGAACCAGCAGCTGAGCTATGGTCAGGTGCTCTCCTTTGATTACCGCCTGGACCGAGGGGGACAGCAGCCCTCCCCACACGACGTGGTCCTGGAAGGAGCTGGCCTGCGAGTCACTGCCCCCTTCTTGCCTCCCGGGAAGATCCTGCCCTGTGGCATCAGCCAGACGTACACCTTCAG GTTGGATGAGCACCCCAGCAGCAAGTGGAGCCCCCGGCTGAATTACTTTGAATATCGCAGGCTGCTGGGGAACCTGACGGCCCTCAGGATCCGAGCCACCTTTGGAGAGTACA GCACCGGCTACATCGAAAACATCACCCTGGTgtcagcacagcctgctgccGGCATCCTCGCGCCCTGGGTGGAGCGGTGCCAGTGTCCCGATGGGTACCAGGGGCAGTTCTgtgagagctgtgctgctggctacCGGAGAGACGCTCCCAGCATGGGGCCGTTCAGCATCTGCGTGCCCTGCAGTTGCCAAGGGGGAGGAATTTGTGACCCGGACACTG GTGAATGCTACTCGGGAGATGAAAATGTGGGCAACAGCATCAGCTGCCCGTTCGGCTTCTACCGAGACCCCCGGCCCCCGCATGGCTGCAGGGCATGTCCCTGCAACAACGGCCAGGGCTGCTCGGTGGTGCTGGGCAGAGAAGAAGTCgtctgtgaccactgccctcctggagctgcag GGCCCAACTGCGAGTACTGTGCTGACGGCTACTTTGGAGACCCTGCAGCCTCCCGgccgtgccagccctgccagTGCAATGGCAATGTGGAGCCCAACGCTGTGGGAAACTGCGACCGCCGGACGGGCGAGTGCCTCAAGTGCATCTACAACACAGCCGGCTTCTACTGCGACCGCTGCAAGGATGGCTTCTTTGGGAACCCCCTGGCCCCCAACCCTGCCGACAAGTGCCGGG CCTGCAACTGCAACTTGGTGGGGGCCGAGCCCCTGACATGCCGGAGTGATGGGAGTTGCATCTGCAAGCCTGGCTTTGAGGGCCCTGACTGCGAGCAGAGCGAGTGCCCAGCCTGCTATAGCCAGGTGAAAGCCCAG GTGGACCTgtacctgcagcagctgcaggaactggagctgctTTTCTCAGGGGCACAAGCTGGCGGCGGGGTCATGGGAAAGGAGCTGGAGAGGAAgatgcagctggctgaggagACGTTGCAGGCCATCCTTGGAGAAGCTCTCAGCCTGCAAG CCTCCGACAGATCTCTGGAAAGCCGTGTAACCAGGATGAAGGGACAAGGGTCCAGTTGCCAGAGCCAGTTAGATGACACCAAGGCGAcggtggagaggctgaggtcTCTCAGCAGGCAGTATGAGAGGCAGGTGGAGGAcaccaggcagctgctggagagagCCAGGCTGGACCTGGACCGAAGTGGAGCCACCCTGGGTCGAGTG aCTATTCCAGCTTCACACTTCCCTGGAGGCTCAAACAAGTTCTTGATCCTGGCCCAAGAGGCTCTGAGGTTAGCCAACAG CCACATGCAAGCAGCCAACATCATCGAGCAAGCCACGAAGGCGGCGCAGGACGACTCGCAGCAGGCGCTGGAGCTGGTGCGCATGGCTGTGAGTGGGGAGGCAGCGGCCTCTGGCTCCCTGCAAGGGCTGCTCCAGAA GTATGAGGAGCTGAAGTCACTGGCTGGAGGTCTGGAGGCTGAGGCTGACAGGACAGCCTCTGAGGCAGACAAGGCTTATCAGAGCAGCCTGATGCTCCTCAGCTCCTTCTCCCGCCTGATGAAGACCAATTTCGGGTCATTTGAG GGGGAGGCAACCCAGCTGAAGAAGGATGCAAATGCTCTCCTGAGCATGGTGGACATGTATATGGCACAGTACAGGCAGCTGCAGAGTCGCACGGGCCACTGGGAAGAAGAAatcaagcagctgctgcagagaggagaaGGCGAGAGAGCA ATGCTGACCCAGTTGCTGTCCCGAGCCAACCTCGCCAGGTCTACAGCCCTGGAAGCCGTGAGTGCCGGCAACGCCACCTTTTATGAAGTGGAGCAGATCCTGAAGAGCCTGCGGG AGTTTAACCTGCAAGCAGATGACAAGAGAAGGGAAGCTGAAGATGCTATGAGGAGGCTTCCAGTTATCAGCAGCATGGTAGCAAGTGCCAGGGAGAAGACAGACCGAGCCGAAACCATCCTGGGCAATGCTGCTTCTGAATccaaagcagccagcagcatAGCAGGAGAAGCAAAGGAAATCACCACGGGGATCCAGCAG GAGCTCACACGGCTGAAGCTGGAGGCCAACAAAACGGCTGACGGTGTCCTTGCCCTGGAGAAGGCagtggcagccctgcagcacgaGGCCAAAGAAGTGGATGGAGAATTCAAGGGCAAGATGTCAGAGGTTGAGGCGGATACTGCTATGATACGGGAG ACAGCTCAGGAAGCTCAAAGCGTCCATTATGAGGCTGACCAGGCAGAGGTGGCTGTGCAGGAGACACTAAGTgccctggaggagctgctgcatcTGATGA ACCAGCCTGGTGCTGTGGATGAAGAAGGCCTGAAGCAGCTTGAGCTGAATTTTGGTaaagccaaaaccaaaaccaaccgGCTGAAGATACAGATGTCAGAGCTGGAGCAAAGAGCCACGCTGCAGAAGGTCCGGGTACAGAAACTGGACATGAGCATTGATGAGATCCTAGCAGATATTAAGAACCTGGAGGACATCCAGAGAAGTCTTCCTCCTGGCTGCTACAACACAAAAGCCATTGAATTACCTTGA